A genomic segment from Chitinophaga flava encodes:
- a CDS encoding class I adenylate-forming enzyme family protein, with protein sequence MNGLNKNALIDVSSGTAVTYQMLFNAAEGLATMFAGLGVRKGGVVMVHCRERLHQALYVLAGLHLPYVINPVNPEYTTEQLRRVIVHAEPALIITDMRELLPTTNINVISADAERHCSGKVSPQVRRYEVNGSLLIYTSGTTGNPKGVLLSPGNITKNTTEAILAFGYNPQSVSASLLPMFHTFTLISDLIPVLREGGTCIVCPTFSAAVCAGIQQELIRYRVHTFSAVPVIFQAITSLFDTSQTSSLRFVISGGAPLGENVRLAYSVRFGHPIIPCYGLGEVTCFATISPLDGIRARSAGKPAGVTICIVGADNGNDYLPVGETGEIVIKGASVISNGYFRDERTCYNIHGDFLTGDIGHLDKDGYLFITGRKKNMIIRGGTKIYLEDVDRCMEGSSGVRHCVSISLVKSGEQDKSLCFIVLKDEAQLSREEVRARVQSVLSSLHIPDEIYFVDTIPMTKTGKPLIDQLLQLRENEVAHKR encoded by the coding sequence ATGAATGGATTGAATAAAAACGCATTGATAGATGTCAGCAGCGGAACCGCTGTCACTTACCAGATGCTGTTTAATGCGGCAGAGGGTCTCGCAACTATGTTTGCTGGCCTGGGAGTGCGGAAGGGTGGTGTGGTGATGGTGCATTGCAGGGAAAGACTGCATCAGGCACTGTACGTACTCGCTGGTTTGCATTTGCCCTATGTTATCAATCCGGTCAACCCCGAATATACAACGGAGCAACTGCGGAGAGTAATCGTTCATGCAGAACCAGCACTGATCATCACAGATATGCGGGAGTTATTGCCCACGACAAATATTAATGTGATCTCCGCGGATGCTGAGCGGCACTGCTCTGGCAAGGTATCTCCGCAGGTGCGCCGGTATGAGGTGAACGGCAGTCTGCTGATCTATACTTCCGGTACCACCGGCAATCCCAAAGGGGTACTGCTTTCTCCGGGAAACATCACGAAAAATACCACGGAAGCTATACTGGCGTTCGGATACAATCCGCAATCTGTTTCTGCGAGTCTGCTACCCATGTTTCATACATTTACGCTGATCAGCGACCTGATACCGGTGCTCCGTGAAGGCGGCACCTGTATTGTCTGCCCGACATTCAGTGCTGCTGTTTGCGCCGGCATACAACAGGAATTGATCCGGTACCGGGTACACACTTTCAGTGCGGTACCGGTGATCTTTCAGGCTATTACCAGCCTGTTTGATACTTCACAAACATCTTCCCTGCGATTCGTTATTTCCGGCGGTGCGCCGCTGGGTGAAAATGTTCGTTTAGCCTATAGCGTGAGATTCGGTCATCCTATAATCCCCTGTTATGGTCTGGGAGAGGTGACCTGTTTTGCTACCATCTCTCCGCTGGATGGTATCAGGGCCAGATCTGCGGGCAAGCCTGCCGGTGTGACCATCTGTATCGTAGGTGCAGACAATGGCAACGACTACCTGCCTGTCGGAGAAACCGGAGAGATTGTGATCAAAGGTGCCAGTGTAATCAGCAACGGATATTTCAGAGATGAGCGTACTTGTTATAACATCCATGGTGATTTTTTAACCGGTGATATCGGTCATCTTGATAAAGATGGTTATCTGTTTATTACCGGCAGAAAAAAGAATATGATCATCCGCGGCGGTACAAAAATTTATCTGGAAGACGTAGATCGCTGTATGGAAGGGAGTTCCGGCGTCAGGCACTGTGTAAGCATCTCGCTGGTGAAATCAGGAGAGCAGGACAAATCATTGTGTTTTATTGTACTGAAAGATGAAGCGCAGCTGAGCCGGGAGGAAGTGAGGGCAAGAGTACAATCGGTACTGTCTTCGTTGCATATTCCTGATGAGATTTATTTTGTGGATACCATCCCGATGACCAAAACGGGTAAACCCCTGATAGACCAGCTCCTGCAGCTACGGGAAAACGAAGTAGCCCACAAGCGTTAA